The proteins below come from a single Micromonospora citrea genomic window:
- a CDS encoding GNAT family N-acetyltransferase: MTLPAGRHARRPTHDDVPAILAVVHAADTFAVGHPDFDAEDVTAALTAPFFDPARDSWVVTDPDGVVVAWATLDNPTGVGREFVEVYVDPARGDDLRAPLLARQLDRVADRAAERGLPELTVRTAVFAPETRWAKELAEAGFTRAKRYVRMRRPLAGLPAEPPPPPGVTVRPLRGDDEADLREFHRIYDTAFRDTPDYEPVDFDRWRERIIPFGTTWDEWFVAEVDGVPAGALQSSDQALEQNEGFVRALSVLPAYRRRGVGAALLLRAFATYAAKGRESAGLGVDLTNPTAPVTLYRSVGLREVRWTDMYELVVPAAAG, translated from the coding sequence GTGACTCTTCCCGCCGGCCGGCACGCCCGCCGTCCCACCCACGACGACGTGCCGGCGATCCTGGCCGTGGTGCACGCCGCCGACACCTTCGCCGTCGGTCACCCCGACTTCGACGCAGAGGACGTCACGGCCGCGCTGACCGCGCCGTTCTTCGACCCGGCCCGCGACTCGTGGGTGGTCACCGACCCCGACGGCGTGGTCGTGGCCTGGGCGACGCTCGACAACCCGACCGGCGTCGGGCGCGAGTTCGTCGAGGTCTACGTCGACCCGGCGCGGGGCGACGACCTGCGCGCGCCCCTGCTGGCCCGGCAGCTCGACCGGGTCGCCGATCGCGCCGCCGAGCGGGGCCTGCCGGAGCTGACGGTGCGTACGGCCGTCTTCGCCCCCGAGACGCGCTGGGCGAAAGAGCTGGCCGAGGCCGGGTTCACCCGCGCCAAGCGGTACGTGCGGATGCGCCGCCCGCTGGCCGGGCTGCCTGCCGAGCCGCCGCCCCCGCCCGGGGTGACCGTCCGCCCGCTGCGCGGCGACGACGAGGCCGACCTGCGCGAGTTCCACCGGATCTACGACACCGCGTTCCGCGACACCCCGGACTACGAGCCGGTCGACTTCGACCGGTGGCGGGAGCGGATCATCCCGTTCGGCACCACCTGGGACGAGTGGTTCGTCGCCGAGGTCGACGGGGTGCCGGCCGGGGCGCTCCAGTCCTCCGACCAGGCGCTGGAGCAGAACGAGGGCTTCGTGCGGGCCCTGTCGGTGCTGCCGGCGTACCGGCGCCGGGGGGTGGGCGCGGCGCTGCTGTTGCGGGCCTTCGCCACCTACGCGGCCAAGGGCCGCGAGTCCGCCGGGCTGGGCGTGGACCTGACCAACCCCACCGCCCCGGTGACGCTCTACCGCTCGGTGGGGTTGCGCGAGGTGCGCTGGACCGACATGTACGAGCTGGTCGTCCCGGCCGCCGCCGGGTGA
- a CDS encoding SCO6745 family protein yields the protein MTPEQVAAASKPIVLELGDAYTRCPTTLRRARLLGISGWSFYVTGRAGALGDVRAETVAAALGFLAPDAVADGWDAALRTVRPAEVAAATLAECCRWGDERLDALPGAGRLAALLGRAVEAADASGMPLFAAWRAMPVPERTAGARAAVGLRLLREHFAGAHLLAVRAGGMTPLEAVLAGPEGEAGAVACGWPPPYPPVGPLVRRRLWAEAVTDRLVSAAFAALGPADGAELVDLLLATRAHLRGGG from the coding sequence ATGACGCCGGAGCAGGTCGCCGCGGCCAGCAAGCCGATCGTGCTCGAACTCGGCGACGCCTACACCCGGTGCCCGACGACCCTGCGCCGGGCCCGGCTGCTCGGGATCTCCGGTTGGTCGTTCTACGTCACGGGCCGGGCCGGCGCCCTCGGTGACGTCCGCGCCGAGACGGTCGCCGCCGCCCTCGGCTTCCTGGCCCCCGACGCGGTCGCCGACGGGTGGGACGCGGCGCTGCGCACCGTCCGCCCGGCCGAGGTCGCCGCCGCCACCCTCGCCGAGTGCTGCCGGTGGGGCGACGAGCGGCTCGACGCCCTCCCCGGTGCGGGCCGGCTCGCGGCGCTGCTCGGCCGGGCGGTCGAGGCCGCGGACGCCAGCGGCATGCCGCTCTTCGCCGCCTGGCGGGCGATGCCGGTGCCGGAGCGCACCGCCGGCGCCCGGGCCGCCGTCGGCCTGCGTCTGCTCCGGGAGCACTTCGCCGGGGCGCACCTGCTCGCCGTCCGGGCCGGCGGGATGACCCCGCTGGAGGCGGTGCTCGCCGGGCCGGAGGGGGAGGCCGGGGCGGTGGCCTGCGGCTGGCCGCCGCCGTACCCGCCGGTCGGGCCGCTGGTGCGGCGGCGGCTGTGGGCCGAGGCGGTGACGGACCGGTTGGTCTCGGCGGCTTTCGCGGCCCTCGGCCCGGCGGACGGCGCCGAGCTGGTGGACCTGCTCCTGGCGACCCGGGCCCACCTGCGCGGCGGCGGCTGA